The following proteins are co-located in the Deltaproteobacteria bacterium genome:
- the nosZ gene encoding Sec-dependent nitrous-oxide reductase, with translation MGTRIVSGIGAFGLAAALACGPGGEGGQAQQALRPASGGAGAGVAELMAARGLTDADVTAALKTYVPSGKHDDYYIFSSGGQSGQVVVLGIPSMRILKYIAVFTPEPWQGWGFGDRGSHEVLANGDRHGHEIRWGDTHHPNLSETNGDYDGKYLFIGDKANARMAVIDLEDFATKQIVPNPILESDHGAAFVTPNTEYVIESSQYPVPLGGEFAPIESYAETYRGAATLWKFDRERGRIDVERSFAIELPPYMQDLADAGKLVSDGYAFINSFNTEKAFGGNLEGRPPLESGASQNDMDYLHVIDWKKAEQVFQAGKAEQIRGFPVISLETAVAEGLLHFVPEPKSPHGADVTPDGKFIVVGGKLDTHATVYSFEKIKGLIDAKDYAGKDPYGVPILDFAKAIQGQVELGLGPLHTVFDDQGNAYTSMFVESKVAKWSLRDLKLIEKAPVHYNIGHIAAAHGDTVNPRGKWVVAMNKWAIDRFLDVGPLLPQNFQLVDVSGPAMQVVYDAPIPLGEPHYTQIISADLIDAIDHYDPVGTDPLTGELDPHATEGGKERIERQGNEVHVYMTQVRSHFTPDTIRVKQGDTVHLYLTNLEQARDATHGFGISSYNVSLSVEPGKQSNATFVADRAGVFPFYCLEFCSALHLEMAGYLLVEPREGQAGGEAPGSRAGAARHAAR, from the coding sequence ATGGGAACGCGGATCGTCTCCGGGATCGGTGCCTTCGGGCTGGCGGCGGCGCTGGCCTGCGGCCCCGGTGGCGAAGGGGGGCAGGCGCAGCAGGCGCTGCGGCCCGCGAGCGGCGGTGCGGGAGCGGGCGTCGCCGAGCTGATGGCGGCGCGCGGGCTCACCGACGCGGACGTGACCGCGGCGCTCAAGACCTACGTGCCGAGCGGCAAGCACGACGACTACTACATCTTCTCCTCCGGCGGGCAGTCGGGACAGGTGGTGGTGCTCGGCATCCCGAGCATGCGCATCCTCAAGTACATCGCGGTCTTCACGCCCGAGCCCTGGCAGGGCTGGGGCTTCGGCGATCGGGGCTCGCACGAGGTGCTCGCAAACGGCGACCGCCACGGGCACGAGATCCGCTGGGGCGACACCCACCACCCGAACCTGTCGGAGACCAACGGCGACTACGACGGCAAGTACCTGTTCATCGGCGACAAGGCCAACGCGCGGATGGCCGTGATCGACCTCGAGGACTTCGCCACCAAGCAGATCGTTCCGAACCCGATCCTCGAGTCCGACCACGGCGCCGCCTTCGTGACCCCCAACACCGAGTACGTGATCGAGAGCTCGCAGTACCCGGTGCCGCTCGGTGGCGAGTTCGCGCCGATCGAGAGCTACGCCGAAACCTACCGGGGAGCCGCGACGCTCTGGAAGTTCGACCGCGAGCGCGGGCGGATCGACGTGGAGCGCTCGTTCGCGATCGAGCTGCCGCCGTACATGCAGGACCTCGCCGACGCCGGCAAGCTCGTGAGCGACGGCTATGCCTTCATCAACTCGTTCAACACCGAGAAGGCCTTCGGCGGCAACCTGGAGGGCCGGCCGCCGCTCGAGTCGGGCGCGTCGCAGAACGACATGGACTACCTGCACGTGATCGACTGGAAGAAGGCGGAGCAGGTCTTCCAGGCGGGCAAGGCGGAGCAGATCCGCGGCTTCCCGGTGATCTCGCTCGAGACCGCCGTGGCCGAGGGCCTCCTGCACTTCGTGCCCGAGCCGAAGAGCCCGCACGGTGCCGACGTGACGCCGGACGGGAAGTTCATCGTGGTGGGCGGCAAGCTCGACACCCACGCGACCGTCTACAGCTTCGAGAAGATCAAGGGCCTGATCGACGCCAAGGACTACGCCGGCAAGGACCCCTACGGCGTGCCGATCCTCGACTTCGCCAAGGCGATCCAGGGCCAGGTGGAGCTCGGGCTCGGCCCCCTGCACACGGTCTTCGACGACCAGGGCAACGCCTACACCTCGATGTTCGTGGAGTCGAAGGTGGCGAAGTGGTCGCTCCGGGACCTGAAGCTGATCGAGAAGGCGCCCGTGCACTACAACATCGGCCACATCGCGGCGGCCCACGGCGACACCGTGAACCCGCGCGGCAAGTGGGTGGTCGCCATGAACAAGTGGGCGATCGACCGCTTCCTCGACGTGGGCCCCCTGCTGCCGCAGAACTTCCAGCTCGTGGACGTGAGCGGTCCCGCCATGCAGGTCGTGTACGACGCGCCGATCCCGCTCGGCGAGCCGCACTACACCCAGATCATCTCGGCGGACCTGATCGACGCGATCGACCACTACGACCCGGTGGGCACCGATCCGCTCACGGGGGAGCTCGACCCGCACGCCACCGAAGGCGGCAAGGAGCGCATCGAGCGCCAGGGCAACGAGGTGCACGTCTACATGACCCAGGTGCGCAGCCACTTCACGCCCGACACGATCCGGGTGAAACAGGGCGACACGGTGCACCTCTACCTGACCAATCTCGAGCAGGCGCGTGACGCCACCCATGGCTTCGGGATCAGCTCCTACAACGTGTCGCTCTCGGTGGAGCCGGGCAAGCAGTCGAACGCGACCTTCGTCGCGGATCGCGCCGGGGTCTTCCCGTTCTACTGCCTCGAGTTCTGCTCCGCCCTGCACCTGGAGATGGCCGGCTACCTGCTGGTCGAGCCGCGCGAGGGCCAGGCGGGCGGCGAAGCGCCGGGCTCGCGTGCCGGCGCGGCTCGTCACGCGGCGCGCTAG